AAAATTCTTTATCCCAATCTTCTTCAGTTGCTCTTACAGCACTTGGGATATACTTAAGTGTTCTATCACAAGCTCTTATCTCAACATTATATTCTTTAAGCCCACTATATGCTAATGGAAGAAATTCTTCTGCAACTTTCTCATGAACTAGCAAAGTTTCACAAGCATTACATACTGCTGGCCTACTACATTTGGCATTAATCAATATATTTTTGGCCATCTCTAAATCTGTTTCACTATCAACATAAACATGGCAATTTCCTACTCCTGTTTGTATAACTGGAATATTTGAGTTTTCTACTACAGATTTTATTAGTCCTGCTCCACCTCTAGGAATTAAAACATCAATATATTCATTTAACCTCATCATTTCTCTTGCTGTTTCCCTACTAGTATCTTCAACAAGTTGAACACAATTCCTTGGAAATCCTACTGACTCTAGGGCATCTCCTATTACTTTTACAATGGCCTTATTAGAATTAATTGCTTCACTTCCGCCACGTAAAATTACTGCATTTCCTGTTTTCAAACATAGGGCTGCTGCATCTAAAGTTACATTTGGTCTTGCTTCATAAATAATCCCTATAACTCCAAGAGGAACTCTTTGCTTTCCTATTTGAAGTCCTGCTTTATTCTTCCACATTCCAATTACTTCTCCAACTGGATCTGGTAAAGCAGCCACTTCAATTGCACCTTTGGCCATATCTTCTATCCTTACATCTATAAGAGTAAGTCTATCTAACATGGCTTTTGTAATATTTTTTTCTCTAGCAGCTATTAAATCTTTATCGTTCTCATTAATTATCTCTTGCTTTTTTGCTAGTAAGAGCTCTCCGATCTTTTCCAAAGCTTCATTCTTAGCTTTTGTTGACACCGTAGCTAAAAACCTTGCTGCTTTTTGAGCTTCCTTTCCCTTTAAGATTAATTCTTCCATGTAACTATTCCCCCTTTTTATTAATAAATAATGTTCCTATTTCCTCACCTTGGATTATGTCAATAAGTATA
This sequence is a window from Clostridium sp. 'White wine YQ'. Protein-coding genes within it:
- a CDS encoding glutamate-5-semialdehyde dehydrogenase, which translates into the protein MEELILKGKEAQKAARFLATVSTKAKNEALEKIGELLLAKKQEIINENDKDLIAAREKNITKAMLDRLTLIDVRIEDMAKGAIEVAALPDPVGEVIGMWKNKAGLQIGKQRVPLGVIGIIYEARPNVTLDAAALCLKTGNAVILRGGSEAINSNKAIVKVIGDALESVGFPRNCVQLVEDTSRETAREMMRLNEYIDVLIPRGGAGLIKSVVENSNIPVIQTGVGNCHVYVDSETDLEMAKNILINAKCSRPAVCNACETLLVHEKVAEEFLPLAYSGLKEYNVEIRACDRTLKYIPSAVRATEEDWDKEFSDYIIAIKIVDSLEEAIDHINEHGTKHSEAIVTTNYFNSQKFLREIDAAAVYVNASTRFTDGFEFGFGAEIGISTQKLHARGPMGLNELTTIKYIIYGEGQVR